The Thermococcus sp. genome includes the window CGACCGACGGAAAGGCCAGCCCCTTCCACTCAACCGCGGCCTTTGCGCTTCACGCCGAGGAATTCGGGGCTAAGTTAGTTGAGTACACGGAAGTGAAGGACTTCATCATCGAGAACGGCGAGATTAGAGGGCTGAAAACGAGCAGAGGAGTCATAAAGACCGGCATCGTCATCAACGCCACCAACGCGTGGGCCAAGCTCATCAACGCGATGGCCGGAATAAGGACGAAGATACCGATAGAGCCCTACAAGCACCAGGCAGTAATTACACAGCCCATAAAGAAGGGCTCGGTTAAGCCTATGGTGATTTCGTTCAAGTACGGCCACGCTTACCTGACCCAGACGAGCCACGGCGGGATAATCGGAGGCGTCGGCTACGAGCTGGGCCCGACCTACGACCTGAACCCGACCTATGAGTTCATGCGCGAGGTGAGCTATTACTTCACCAAGATAATCCCCGCTTTAAGGGAGCTCCTAATCCTGAGGACGTGGGCCGGCCACTACGCTAAAACACCCGACAGCAACCCGGCGATAGGTAAAATCGAGGAGCTGAACGACTACTACATTGCCGCAGGCTTCAGTGGACACGGCTTCATGATGGCCCCGGCTGTTGCCGAGATGGTCGCCGACCTCGTCACGAAAGGAAAGACAGACCTTCCCATTGAGTGGTACGACCCGTATCGCTTCGAGCGTGGCGAGCTTCGCGGTCAGGCCCTGCAGATGGGCTGACTTCGGCCCTTTTCTTACCATTTCGACGGAAATTTTATAAGGGGCTTACCCTTTCTTTTCGCTGATGGCGAAGAGGGAGAAGGCCATCCTACAGGGAAAGCGCGAGAAAACGCTCAAACTAAAAAAGCTCCGGGTTAAGCGGAGGAACGTCTTAATTCTCGCCATGGCGATGTTCATCGCCAACGTGTCCTTTGGAATGGCCTTCCCCTACCTGAGTGTTTACATGCGCCTCCTCGGCGCGAGCATGTTCATGGTGGGTCTTTTGAGCGTGGCATTCAACCTCACCTCAACCGTCTTCCAGTACCCCTTCGGCTGGCTCTCCGATTCGACGGGCAACAGGAAGACCTTCATTGCATTTGGGGTCGCCTCTATAGGCCTCTTTTATACTGCCATGGCTTTCGTCGGGTCTGCAACGGGCGTTCTGATTCTGAGAACCCTACAGGGAATCTTCGGCTCGGCGATGACCCCGGCACATTCCGCTCTAATCTCAGAGCTCTCAACCCGGGCTGGTTCCATATTCGGCCTCTTCAACTCCATCGAGAACGCCGGTTACATGGTCGGTAACTTCCTAGGCTCGGTGATAGTTGGCTATCTCGGCATAAAAAAGCTCTTCATCCTTTCCGGCTTTCTTCTCTTTATCTCCGCCGGCATAGTTCTCCTAATCCGCGAGCGCCCGACGGGAAGGCGTTCCCTCCTCGGCATGATTCTCGTTCAGGAGGGCAGGGAAAGCTGGCGGGCAACCGTGAGAAGTTCGGCCTTTAAGAAACTCATGCGCGGTCACCTCGGTATCTTTTACATCACGGTCTTTCTCGTAATGGTTGCCAGCGGGCAGTTCTACAGCGTCTCCTCCGTTTACTTTAAAGAAACCTTCGGCGAGTGGAGCGTCGGCGTTATCTTTGGGATAGAGAGCCTCGCGGCCGCGCTGACAGGTTACTCCCTTGGAAAGCTGATAGACAGGTATGGAGCGAAGAGGTTCTACCTTCTTGCCATAGCGGGCTACGCAGTAGCTTTCCTCCTTTACGCTTTCGTTAAAAACGTCTGGCTGGTCTTCGGCGTTGCCTTCCTTTCGGGGGTTAAGTGGGTCATGACGATAAACTCGACATCAGCCTACGTGGCTCAAAACGTCAAGGTGAGCGAGAGGGCTCAGGGAATGGGTCTGCTCAACGCGATGATGAGCCTCGGCTGGGTAGTTGGGCCGTTACTCGGCGGTTATCTCGCAGGGATAAGCTTCGAGCTGGACTTCGTAAGCACGCTGATTCCCCTCGGACTGGCCTTTGTTTTAGCCCTTAGACTGCCAGGGTGATGCAGTCTGGAGGAACTTCCTTCACTATCCTCACGTTCTTTCCGGCCCTGTAGATTTTGAACCCCTTCCGTCTGAGGCAGTCAGCGTCTATGACGAGAAGAACCACGTCCCTCCCGTGCCTTCTGCCCGTTTCAATGGCCTCGCTTCTGCTCGTTGTCAGGTGAACGAACTGTCGCTTCATCGGCTTGAGCCCTTCCCTGAGAATAGAGGACAGGTTTCTCCTCGGCGTCCCGTGGTATAGAATCCTTGACTCGATGTCCTCCTCGTGGTTTAAGCTCACCGAAAAACTGTGGCCGTAGCGGGCGCGGATTTTTCCATCTCTAATCTCGTAGCGCCCCTTTGGGTCGTTCGCAACAATCTCGCGCACAAACTCCTCGGTAACGTCGGGATAGACACTCTTCAGGGCTTTTACAAGCTCTTCCAGTGGGACGAAGCCCCTGCTATCGGGCTCTAGTCCAAATTCCTCCGGCGAGTGCCTTAGGATATACGCCATCAGCTTGCTGACCTTCGCCCGGTTCATGGTAAAAAGATTGAGGCAGGACTCTAAAAACTCAACGGAACTTCCTCAGGGCCATCTCACCAGCCACACTTATCGGGTCTATCGTCGGGCTTATCGGTGGAGCGTAGGCAGTTTCGAGGTAAACGACGTCCTCAACAGTTGCTCCCTTCTGTGCTAAGGCTGAAAGCGTCATTATCCTTCCCCATACCCTTTCGCCACCGACTACCTGGGCCCCGATGAGCCTCCTGTCTGACTTTCTAAAGATAACCTTAACCGTTATCGGCTTTCCTCCCGGGTAATACTCGGGCTTGGTCGAACCTTTGAACTTGCCGACCGCTATGTCTATGCCCTCCTTCTTTGCCCTCTCCTCCGTTATTCCAAAGGTGCCTATCTCGAGGCCAAAGAGCTCTGTTATTGCCGTGTTGAAGACGGGCTTAAACGATACGTCCTTCCCGGCTATATGTTCAGCCGCGATTTTAGCCATTCTAACCGCGCTCGTTCCAAGCTGGCTGAGCGTTCTCTTTCCCGTTACGGCGTCAATAACCTCGGCGCAGTCGCCTATAGCGTAAATATCTGGGTCGCTCGTCTGGAGGTGCTCGTTTACAACTATTCCCCTGTTGACCTCGAGGCCGGCTTTCTTGGCGAGGTCAACGTTCGCCCTCACACCGGTGGCGACGAGAACCAGCTCTGCTGGAATCTCTTCTTCCCCAACTTTCACAGCCTTAACGGGGCTTCCAATTATCTCGCTGACTCCCTCGTTGAAGCGGAAGGAAACGCCGTGTTTTTCCATCTCGGCCTGGACGAGCTTTGCCGTGTCTTTATCCAGCATCGTAGGCATTAGCCTGTCCATCAGCTCTACAACCAGAACCTCCATGCCGAGCTTTGCAAATGCCTCAGCCCCTTCAAGGCCTATCAAACCGGCGCCGATTACGACGGCTTTCTTCGGCTTCCTTTCGGCGATGTAAGACTTAATCCTGCGCACGTCGTCGAGGCTCTTGAGGGTGAAGACGCCCTCGTTTTCAATCCCCTTTATCGGCGGGATAAAAGCTTTTGAGCCAACCGCCAGGACTAGCTTGTCGTAGGGGACTTCGCCCTTGTCGGTGATTACGACCTTCCTCTCGCGGTCTATGGCTTTGGCCTCAGTGTTCAGCATGAGCTTTATTCTCTGCTTTTCATAGAACTCGTTAGGGAAGACGATTACATCCTCCGGCTTCTCAATCATTCCGCTTATCACGTGCGGCAGGGCACAGGGGGAGTACTGCATCGTTGGTTCCTTCCCGATGACTGTAATCTCGGCCTTTCTGTTGGCCTTCCTGAGAAAGAGGGCGAAGTTGCTCCCAGCTGTGCCAGAACCGATGACGACAACTTTCATGGACACCACCGGGGAGTGAAGGGGGAGGAGGTATAAAAAGGTGGCTTTTGTAAGGGGGGATCAAATCCCAAAGCTTTGCGGAAAAACCTGGATAAAGGTCAAGTCTCGAAGTCAGCGCATCCACTTACGGGCTATGACAGCTACTATCAGCGCCATAAAGACAGCTCCGGTCAATGCTTCAAGGGCGCTCAGGGCTTTCAGCCAGCCGGTCGGGTGCATGTCGCCGTAGCCGAGGGTTGTGAAAGTGACGAGGGAGTAGTAGAGGGCGTTGGCAAAGCGGACGAGATAATTTGAGGTTTGAGGAAAGCCTTCAATGTAGGCGCTCCAGAGGGTGTATGGAACCGCATTGCCAATAATAATAAGCAAGGAAAACAGAAAGAGTCGAACCCAGTTTGTACCGTATTTCGAGGGTAGATCAGCCAAGAGCCATTCAACGAAGTTGTGAGTGTGAGCCTTAAGTTTTTCCAACTTATTCCGTGCGTTCTTTATGCGTGCCCTCCTTTTGGCGCGCATTTCGAGAACGAACATGATGTCTGCTTTTTCTCTCTCCCAAGTGCTCATAGGTTATACATTGGATTTTTGCGGCTTCTGCTAACGGTTGAGGGTAACAAAATCGTGTTTTAGTCAGCTCAGTCGCTCTACCCCCAACAACTTTGGAGGGAAAGAATTCAATGTATTGCTTAAAATAAGTGCCTTCAAAAGACAACATTTTCCCACAAAATTTTGCACCAATGAACTTTGAGACCTCTAGGATGGACTGTGAAAAATCTGCGGAACCTAAAAATTGAGTTAAAGAAAAATCCGCCAGTGTTTGAAAAACAGCACCAGAAAATGTGATTCTACCTCGGAACTCACTTTCTCTAAAAAGAGCATCTCTCTTGAATTTTGCTCCCGAAAAATCAGTATTGCCAAATACTTTTACCCTATAGAAATCCAAATCTTTCTCAAAGATTGCTCCAGAAAAATTTGCATCAAATAAAAAGTTTGACAACGCAAAAAAAAAACATACTTAAAGTGTGCTCCAACAAAAGATGCACCCTCCTCAAAAATAGCCTCAACAAAATCAGCATATATGAATATTGCACCAGAAAAATTGGCCTCTTTCTTAAATAGACTTTTCCATAAAGAAAACTTTAATCCCCAAAGATTTCCCTGTGAGTCAACATATTCAATTGGTACATCTGGAATCTCGGGGAACACGTATCCACTTGCATCTACAGGCCCCTCAAAAACCAGCCTCTTTATCTTTTGTCCCTCAACCTCAATCTCCTCAACCCTCGGTTTGAACCTCTCCAGAAACTTCTTGTAAAACTCCACGGCCTCTTCCTCACTCTTGTTAGGCTTATGAAAAATACAGTACTCCCTATCGGCAGTCTCAGGATCGCAGTTCCCAAAGTGTGCCATCTTGCACATACGTGCTCACTAACCTAACTACACTCCGGAGTTTTTATCCCTTTCGACGACCTCAATGAACTCGGCTGGAGTTAAGATTAGAAACTTGTGCCCTTTAAGAGAAAACCTCATCTCCTTATCTCTCAGTCTCAGCACGTGCTTCTTGTTGAGACTTATCAGAAAGTCCGCCTTGGCAGAATAAACAACATCAAATAACTTGTTGTCATCGGGGTCAGGCGAAACGTCGAAGTGTTCAGCTGGCTCAACTATGACGGAGGAAGCCCTGAAAATCCTGTAAATCCATAGTGCATAAACCCTGCTCTCAAGGTATTTGAGAACCTTCTCGCTCGTGAGCTTGAAGCGAAGCTCCTCAAGTATCGCTTCGGAGGTGTAGGAGCGAACCGCTCCATTGACGATCATGTCGAGTACCTTTCCAGAACTGCCGAAGGGGTTTATCGCCGCCGCTATGACGACGTTCGTGTCTAAGACGACCTTGAACGCTTCCATTCCTCGTCCACTTCCTCAAGGAGCTTTTCGATTTCC containing:
- a CDS encoding FAD-binding oxidoreductase; the encoded protein is TDGKASPFHSTAAFALHAEEFGAKLVEYTEVKDFIIENGEIRGLKTSRGVIKTGIVINATNAWAKLINAMAGIRTKIPIEPYKHQAVITQPIKKGSVKPMVISFKYGHAYLTQTSHGGIIGGVGYELGPTYDLNPTYEFMREVSYYFTKIIPALRELLILRTWAGHYAKTPDSNPAIGKIEELNDYYIAAGFSGHGFMMAPAVAEMVADLVTKGKTDLPIEWYDPYRFERGELRGQALQMG
- a CDS encoding MFS transporter, whose amino-acid sequence is MAKREKAILQGKREKTLKLKKLRVKRRNVLILAMAMFIANVSFGMAFPYLSVYMRLLGASMFMVGLLSVAFNLTSTVFQYPFGWLSDSTGNRKTFIAFGVASIGLFYTAMAFVGSATGVLILRTLQGIFGSAMTPAHSALISELSTRAGSIFGLFNSIENAGYMVGNFLGSVIVGYLGIKKLFILSGFLLFISAGIVLLIRERPTGRRSLLGMILVQEGRESWRATVRSSAFKKLMRGHLGIFYITVFLVMVASGQFYSVSSVYFKETFGEWSVGVIFGIESLAAALTGYSLGKLIDRYGAKRFYLLAIAGYAVAFLLYAFVKNVWLVFGVAFLSGVKWVMTINSTSAYVAQNVKVSERAQGMGLLNAMMSLGWVVGPLLGGYLAGISFELDFVSTLIPLGLAFVLALRLPG
- a CDS encoding RNA 2'-phosphotransferase, which produces MNRAKVSKLMAYILRHSPEEFGLEPDSRGFVPLEELVKALKSVYPDVTEEFVREIVANDPKGRYEIRDGKIRARYGHSFSVSLNHEEDIESRILYHGTPRRNLSSILREGLKPMKRQFVHLTTSRSEAIETGRRHGRDVVLLVIDADCLRRKGFKIYRAGKNVRIVKEVPPDCITLAV
- a CDS encoding FAD-dependent oxidoreductase — encoded protein: MKVVVIGSGTAGSNFALFLRKANRKAEITVIGKEPTMQYSPCALPHVISGMIEKPEDVIVFPNEFYEKQRIKLMLNTEAKAIDRERKVVITDKGEVPYDKLVLAVGSKAFIPPIKGIENEGVFTLKSLDDVRRIKSYIAERKPKKAVVIGAGLIGLEGAEAFAKLGMEVLVVELMDRLMPTMLDKDTAKLVQAEMEKHGVSFRFNEGVSEIIGSPVKAVKVGEEEIPAELVLVATGVRANVDLAKKAGLEVNRGIVVNEHLQTSDPDIYAIGDCAEVIDAVTGKRTLSQLGTSAVRMAKIAAEHIAGKDVSFKPVFNTAITELFGLEIGTFGITEERAKKEGIDIAVGKFKGSTKPEYYPGGKPITVKVIFRKSDRRLIGAQVVGGERVWGRIMTLSALAQKGATVEDVVYLETAYAPPISPTIDPISVAGEMALRKFR
- a CDS encoding potassium channel family protein; the protein is MSTWEREKADIMFVLEMRAKRRARIKNARNKLEKLKAHTHNFVEWLLADLPSKYGTNWVRLFLFSLLIIIGNAVPYTLWSAYIEGFPQTSNYLVRFANALYYSLVTFTTLGYGDMHPTGWLKALSALEALTGAVFMALIVAVIARKWMR
- a CDS encoding pentapeptide repeat-containing protein, with product MSNFLFDANFSGAIFEKDLDFYRVKVFGNTDFSGAKFKRDALFRESEFRGRITFSGAVFQTLADFSLTQFLGSADFSQSILEVSKFIGAKFCGKMLSFEGTYFKQYIEFFPSKVVGGRATELTKTRFCYPQPLAEAAKIQCITYEHLGERKSRHHVRSRNARQKEGTHKERTE
- a CDS encoding pentapeptide repeat-containing protein; this translates as MCKMAHFGNCDPETADREYCIFHKPNKSEEEAVEFYKKFLERFKPRVEEIEVEGQKIKRLVFEGPVDASGYVFPEIPDVPIEYVDSQGNLWGLKFSLWKSLFKKEANFSGAIFIYADFVEAIFEEGASFVGAHFKYVFFLRCQTFYLMQIFLEQSLRKIWISIG
- a CDS encoding putative toxin-antitoxin system toxin component, PIN family, which translates into the protein MEAFKVVLDTNVVIAAAINPFGSSGKVLDMIVNGAVRSYTSEAILEELRFKLTSEKVLKYLESRVYALWIYRIFRASSVIVEPAEHFDVSPDPDDNKLFDVVYSAKADFLISLNKKHVLRLRDKEMRFSLKGHKFLILTPAEFIEVVERDKNSGV